The stretch of DNA CAGGTTCAAGCTGAAAGTCTACAAGAGCAGGCTCCACATGCTCGAGAGTGAAGACGCGGAGAGGCTAGCCTCCAGGCTGGAGTATATCGACTACATTCTGGAAGCTGTAGGGTTGAGGCTGGAGACTATACTAGCCCTACAACCCTCTATAGAGGCTGTCGAGGACCTTATGAAACTCCCCTACGAGCTAGTGAAACAGGCAGCAAAGCAGGCACAAGACCTCCCCCCCGACATCACGTCCCTCCTAACAGCATTAGAGCAGAGCCTAGCCAGTGCCATCCCCGAAGACACCCTCATAGAGCTGGGCCCAGGCCCCGAGACCCTCTCACCCCAGGCTAGAGACATCTTGAGAGAAGCTGAGAAGCGCGCTGGCGAGGCCGCCTCCAAGAGGGTGAGAGAGCAACAGGGTATGCAGTGAAATGGCGTCGGACTGTGGTCCACCGTTCACAAGCCCCCCCGCCAGGGAGGCCTCCCCCTGGCTAGGAATCCTCATCCACCCTCTAGAGTCTAGTAGGGGCGAAGGCTATAGAGCTACACCCGCAGGGGTCGTCCTCCGGTGTCCGGATAAGGGTTTTAATTCCTCATAGGTAGACCCACCTCTCTCGGG from Aeropyrum pernix K1 encodes:
- a CDS encoding Snf7 family protein → MPFWLGRRRRKAGGRREIVEALATVRQARFKLKVYKSRLHMLESEDAERLASRLEYIDYILEAVGLRLETILALQPSIEAVEDLMKLPYELVKQAAKQAQDLPPDITSLLTALEQSLASAIPEDTLIELGPGPETLSPQARDILREAEKRAGEAASKRVREQQGMQ